The following proteins come from a genomic window of Thermocrinis jamiesonii:
- a CDS encoding lipoate--protein ligase family protein — protein sequence MKVYKLGKVGNLLSTSLFHACARLDMFGLILVEPEDTYVSLGYFDNIQEILDLQRIKSLGIPVIRREIGGGTVLLAPGQVFYQLVIPKGLAPFRVEEAYRHFSKPVLETYRKLGLEVEYKPINDIVVKSNQRKISGQGAGDIHKAFVFVGNILLRFNTELMAEVLKVPNKDFVKKVLDENLTWVEREKEKAPDFWEVADILEFEFKKLLPLETCWDIPKEALELANKLKDELTSEEVLFEETGRKHRLIKIREGIFLRNKHMEVEGKKVSLSMIVEGQTVKFCRLNGLGLKDLEREIVGLAYDQESIKEVLEKRSLSFLMPLFWD from the coding sequence ATGAAGGTGTACAAGTTGGGGAAGGTTGGAAATCTATTATCCACTTCTTTGTTTCATGCATGTGCAAGGCTTGATATGTTTGGACTAATTTTGGTAGAACCAGAGGATACCTACGTTAGCCTTGGTTATTTTGACAACATTCAAGAAATTTTGGACTTACAAAGGATCAAGTCTTTGGGCATTCCTGTAATAAGAAGGGAAATAGGGGGTGGAACCGTGCTTTTGGCACCTGGCCAAGTCTTTTATCAGCTTGTAATTCCCAAAGGTCTGGCACCTTTTAGGGTAGAAGAAGCTTACAGACATTTTTCTAAGCCGGTCCTGGAGACTTACAGAAAGTTGGGCTTGGAGGTAGAATACAAGCCTATCAACGATATAGTAGTAAAAAGCAACCAAAGAAAGATAAGCGGGCAAGGTGCGGGAGACATACACAAGGCTTTTGTCTTTGTTGGAAACATTCTCCTAAGGTTCAATACAGAGCTTATGGCAGAGGTTTTGAAAGTGCCAAACAAGGATTTTGTTAAAAAAGTATTGGATGAGAACTTAACTTGGGTGGAAAGGGAGAAAGAAAAAGCACCAGATTTTTGGGAGGTGGCAGACATTCTTGAATTTGAGTTTAAAAAACTTCTACCGCTGGAAACTTGTTGGGACATTCCAAAAGAAGCTTTGGAACTGGCAAACAAGCTAAAGGATGAACTAACCTCAGAAGAAGTATTATTTGAGGAAACAGGAAGAAAACACAGGTTAATAAAAATAAGGGAAGGGATCTTCCTAAGAAACAAACATATGGAAGTTGAAGGAAAGAAAGTTAGTCTCAGCATGATTGTGGAAGGTCAAACTGTAAAGTTTTGCAGGCTGAACGGATTAGGGCTTAAGGACCTTGAAAGAGAAATAGTTGGGCTTGCATACGATCAAGAATCTATAAAAGAAGTCCTTGAGAAAAGGTCCCTTAGTTTCCTTATGCCCCTCTTTTGGGACTAA
- a CDS encoding AI-2E family transporter — protein sequence MEKEKFFKYFLLASTFGLLLVVFYMLLPFLTPILWALIFSFVLYPINLKLKNYVRWRTVSALILTIFVLLVIVIPFGVLGAIVLNQAIELLSRLLNVVQNHSYQEYFQELVNRLRLEKFVEQEDLKRILEYIESEEFKSIVGNLIRDLTQRLLQFSTSMLTSVGSFLFKSFVFLITLFFILRDGEKFAKFIERFIPMHREDVYEVFNTVYKTVLATAYGAIAVGIAQGILSAIGYAIAGIKYYPLLGLITFFASFVPPFGAAVVWVPSVVYLFSIQKFKSALFLLFWGVLLVSSIDNLIRPLVMKIGINMPYIVLFFAIVGGLISFGFVGIFLGPIIFTVVFSLFLIYEKRILK from the coding sequence ATGGAAAAAGAGAAGTTTTTTAAATACTTTCTGCTGGCAAGCACTTTTGGACTTTTGCTGGTGGTCTTTTACATGCTTTTGCCTTTTCTTACGCCTATCCTATGGGCTTTAATCTTTTCATTTGTTCTTTATCCTATAAACTTAAAACTTAAAAATTATGTCAGATGGAGAACAGTTTCAGCTTTGATCCTAACCATTTTCGTGCTTTTGGTCATAGTGATCCCTTTTGGTGTTTTAGGTGCGATAGTGTTAAATCAGGCTATAGAACTGTTGAGTAGGCTTTTGAACGTGGTTCAAAACCACAGCTATCAAGAGTATTTTCAAGAGCTGGTAAATAGACTGAGGTTGGAAAAGTTTGTAGAACAAGAAGATCTTAAAAGAATTTTGGAATATATAGAATCAGAAGAATTTAAGTCCATTGTTGGTAATCTGATAAGAGATCTAACTCAGAGATTGCTTCAATTTTCTACAAGTATGCTCACTTCCGTTGGTTCTTTTCTTTTTAAAAGCTTTGTCTTTTTAATTACTCTCTTTTTCATTCTCAGAGACGGAGAAAAATTTGCCAAGTTTATTGAAAGGTTTATTCCCATGCATAGGGAAGATGTGTATGAGGTGTTCAACACAGTTTATAAAACTGTTTTGGCTACAGCTTATGGAGCGATAGCAGTGGGTATTGCACAGGGCATACTCTCTGCCATAGGTTATGCAATAGCAGGTATTAAGTATTATCCTTTGCTTGGCTTGATTACGTTTTTTGCGTCCTTTGTTCCTCCCTTTGGTGCTGCGGTTGTGTGGGTGCCATCAGTGGTTTATCTTTTTTCTATCCAAAAATTCAAAAGTGCCCTTTTTCTTCTCTTTTGGGGTGTTCTGTTAGTTTCTTCAATAGACAATCTAATCCGTCCTCTTGTAATGAAGATAGGAATAAATATGCCTTATATTGTTCTGTTTTTTGCCATAGTTGGCGGTCTTATATCCTTTGGTTTTGTAGGCATATTCTTGGGACCTATAATCTTTACTGTGGTTTTCAGTCTGTTTTTGATATACGAAAAAAGAATACTCAAATAA